cgcctgagataggcacaggctccccgtgacccgaggtagttcggataagcggtagaaaatgagtgagtgagtgagtgagtgagtgagagaataagTGAAAAATTGTAAATGTAGCCAAATTGCTGAAGTTTAAGACGAATACAACACTAGAGTTTGCTGTTATTGGGGCAGCAATGTAGTAAAAAAACAGCCAAACCCATCATTTAATTACCAACTAAACTGTTTCTCATTAGCAATGTGTCTGGCCAAGATAAAGCTTTTCCCATCATAGGGTTGCCTGAGATGCCACTCAGTTTCTTTACACTGCAAATGACCAGAGTTTGTATTCCTGATCGTTTTGTGCAATGCTGCCACCTGCTGTACGGAGAACGCTATAACAACATACAGAAGGTTAAAAACTGGAGGATGTTTAGGTTCtttccctgtgatgggttggcactccgtccagggtgtatcctgccttgatgcccgatgacgcctgagataggcacaggctccccgtgacctgaggtagttcggataagcggtagaagatgaatgagagagagtgagtgtttcaGTTCTGCAGGTGACAGTGACCTGTTAGACATGACTagctgtggtgtagtgtgtaggttGTGCTAGCTGTCTCTAAGTAGAATAGTAGGCAGCTTGTGTTAAGGTGTGGACTACAGGTACAACAACTCTATGTTCAAAATGAATCCCTATCAATATCACTGACTCATTAATGTTCCCTGGTGGTTCAACTCTTTAGACTTTGCTTTGGTTGCTAACTCATAGCTTGGACAATCCCTTGGCACAATGCTAGAGGGTACTCACGTATTTGCCCCACCACTATATTTAGTCccttcccacctctgcacacctgttccccatgtTTCTgtaattattctattttattcataCCTGTTGTGTTGCGGTCTATGATGTGGTCTTTAGCACCATCAGAAAAAGTACAGCCTCTTTCTAGTACATTTTGTAACAGAATTTAACGCTTTCTAAACCCTTTCTTCCCCGTTTCCTGACGTTCTCTTCATGCAAGTGAAATAGTGGCAATTGTAGTCCAGAGATTTTTGTCAGTAAAAACACGTTTGTGGCAATTCAGAAATCAGAGCCTACCTATTAGTGCTAAATTCTCTGACCACACTCGATTGCTGAATGTCTGAAAGAGCAGCTAGCTGGGAAAAGTAGCTTTaactaataaagtgtaaattgTACTTAGCTACATTAATAGCTAACATTTCTAACCCTGTAAATTATTTTCATAAAGTATGCAATGCTTAAAACGAAAGAATTTGAGATCGATGGtcggtaattaaaaaaaaaatcaacttaatgatagaatttttttatttatatctttgatatataaagttaaaaaaacttttgataaaaacattaaaaaagtgatGAAAGTTGATCACTGATGAAATCAACAGTGACACATCAGACGTGGAATCTAttcattcctaaaaaaaaaaaaagaaaaaagaaaaaagacaccaATGAAATGTTAccactttataaaaaaaagaattatatatatatatattattttagggtcattctACTGAATATTCTTAAATGcaaatctaaatattttaatatagtgATCTAAATAGGCTTAGGATTAAAAAGGTTTTGTGAAAGATTTGTTTCaatttctaaaaatgtttttttagccTAAATAAGATGAGATCAGACCAGACATGTTGTATTGTCATTAAGTATGTTAAATGTGTGCTCACACTCGTCAATCAGGTCTTTCATGACGTCACTTGCGCACTGCCACAAGCTTAAGACTAGATTCTCTGCAGCAGATGTGCTTCGTATATAATCCAAAAGCATCCTCATCTTCTGATGTTCTGTCTTCTCTGCTCGCACGTTCGCCGCTTGTTCCTCGGTTAAATCGAGGTGATCAACGATTTCAGTGacgttttttattctgttaattAACTGAAcaccttttttctttaaaaacagcAGATTCTCATCTGTAATTTTAAAAAGGGTTTTAAAAATGCTGGTTAAAGACTGACAACAGCAGAGCACAAGATTGGTATTTTTGTGGGATTAAGTGGAGATACCTGTAATGTTCTCATTTCCAATTTGAGAGTTGTCTATTTTATGGCTCTGTGctgcaaaacaataaaatacatacGTTATAGAAAACACACTGCTGAGGACAGAAAAATTGGTTAAATCACACAGTTAGAGGGTGAAGCCAAGTGTAATCACAAACAGCTAGATAATAGAGCTAGGAGGAATCATACACAGCTAAAGTGTTGGGCTAGGAGGAATCATACACAGCTAAAGTGTTGGGCTAGGAGGAATCATACACAGCTAAAGTGTTGGGCTAGGAGGAATCATACACAGCTAAAGTGTTGGGCTAGGAGGAATCATACACAGCTAAAGTGTTGGGCTAGGAGGAATCATACACAGCTAAAGTGTTGGGCTAGGAGGAATCATACACAGCTAAAGTGTTGGGCTAGGAGGAAtcatacacagttatacagcaGAGCTAAGTGTAATCACAAACAGATAGAGGGTGTAGGAAGATCCAGACACAGCTAGAGGGCCCGAGGGTGGAGCTAAGAGGAATCATACACAACAGAGGGTGGAGCTAAGAGGAATCATACACAACAGAGGGTGGAGCTAGGAGGAATCATACACAATAGAGGGTGGAGCTAGGAGGAATCATACACAACAGAGGGTGGAGCTAGGAGGAATCATACACAATAGAGGGTGGAGCTAGGAGGAGTCATACACATTAGAGGGTGGAGCTAGGAGGAATCATACACATTAGAGGGTGGAGCTAGGAGGAATAATACACAATAGAAGGTGGAGCTAGGAGGAATCATACACAATAAAAGGTGGGGCTAGGAGGAATCATACACAATAGAGGGTGGAGCTAGGAGGAATCATACACAATAGAGGGTGGAGCTAGGAGGAATCATACACAATAGAGGGTGGGGCT
The genomic region above belongs to Tachysurus vachellii isolate PV-2020 chromosome 8, HZAU_Pvac_v1, whole genome shotgun sequence and contains:
- the LOC132849743 gene encoding uncharacterized protein LOC132849743 isoform X7; the encoded protein is MPPKKSGKVKGGAGQKNRPNPNPAQDQNDAKRMRTFLANMAAAPALAQPMVHVVHVPFPVGNVTSGRSDIYQPSAVRQNRFYNDDVTNNTAVPAQSHKIDNSQIGNENITDENLLFLKKKGVQLINRIKNVTEIVDHLDLTEEQAANVRAEKTEHQKMRMLLDYIRSTSAAENLVLSLWQCASDVMKDLIDECEHTFNILNDNTTCLV